The Prunus dulcis chromosome 5, ALMONDv2, whole genome shotgun sequence genomic sequence TCTTGCTGTGTTCATGCATAAGCAATGGCTGATAAGAAAGACACTAAGAGTGATGCCATGGCTCTAGATCTTCCAGGGTCATGAGACCCACTCATGATTACTCTTTGCCTATCACTGACAAGTTGGATGGCGCAAACTTTGCCTCTTGGTCCGGAAGTGCTCAATTGACAGTCACTGGTAGTGGTACGGTGGGATATATTGATGGAAAAAAGACTGCTCCACGAGCAGATGGTGATGCCTATTCCATGTGGGAGGAAGAAAACCGGTTGGTCCAGTATTGGCTTCAAGTCTGAGTGTGCATAATGCCAGGGCAGATGTGTTCATATTTGTTGAGGAACCTGTTGATTTTGCAGTATGCTTCTCATTTGTGGttttgaaagtgaaaacagTGACCAGTTACCTGCTTGTGCAATACCAATCTTTTATAGCCTTTTAAGCTGATTAATGTTACATTACAAGTAAGATTGTTATCTTTAGTCATGTCCATCGCTGAAGAATGAGCTAATCATTTGCCATTTTTACCGGAATTAATCAACATAGTTGTTCCTGTTAACCCTCAAATTTTcgtaattttttgtttgaaagttAAGATGTTTGAATGATGCGTAATAAAATTCTAGTCATGATTTGTACTTGTTTTGAACAtagcaatttttgttttatgcttTTCCATGTAGATGCTCATGCCTTGGGCTTGGTGTGAAAAAACTACAGGAAAAGTTTCTGAGTTTCCTAATAACATACTAGCTTGCGCAGTTGCATTTGCCCCTTCAGGTATTTCGACTAGGAATTTAAGACAGCAataaggattttgtttttctttctattagTTTAAGGGTTGGCTCCTTAAAACTAGGGAGAAATTCCTTCTCAAAGCGAACGGAATTTTGACACTTAGTAAataccaaaacaaagaaagttaaaagaattttacaaaaataaatagttaAATGAAGTTGACGAGTGTCAAAATCACATTGTTATGAGGAGCTCCTGTTGAGCTTAAAAGAACCAAGCTTTTTTCATCGTACTATTGATTGAATATGATAGATGAAACATTATCATATGTTTCAAAATCATTTCAATTAAACGAGGGGCCTATTGAAcccagaaaaaggaaaaataacaataaaaatctTACGCCCCAAAGAATATTAGCAAAAATATAACTTTTTTATGTATACATTTAAATGTTTGCTAAGTAACGTGTGTTTCATATGTTTCATCCACAAAAGCCTTCTCTACTATAAAATACTGTCCATTAATTCAAGCACAAAAATAGGGAAAATTAACTACATCATCCAACTACTTCAAATCTTCAACACGATGGTAATGCCTTTAGATCAGTGGAACGTCCATATTACcaatcaaaatttccaaatcctGCAGAGAAAAAACAACCATTTAAGAAATAAGAACAATATTTGTTCAAAGATGTCATGAGCATGCTTGTGTATGCAGGGACAGATCCAGGATTTCAAAATGACGTGGGCTAAATTTACCTTATATACAAACCTATTGAAAACTCAACGGTATaaatttcattgataacaaaaaaaatacatgggaGACATAATGAGTCTTACCCCTCAAATAACACTTATATAAGTTACACCATTCAAGTCTTCGCAGCATTAAAATCACTAATTATTGATTCATTATCTATATTATCAGCAAATTCTCTTTCAATATGAAGTAGCATACAAACAATTAGCAAGAAACTCATCACCTATCTTATTCCGAAGTCGATTTTTAATAAGTCTCATACATGAAAATGATCATTCTATTGTTGTTGTAGACACAGGAAGAGTTGGCACTAAATGAATCAATTTATCAATCAAGTAGTATGTTTCTGctaattttattctttttatttatttgttggtCAGCCTAATCCTAATGGGATtagttaataatattttatttagatAGTTAGCCTAGTCTTAAtggaattaattaataatattttatttaggtgACCTAGgctaaaatattaatttaggctATAAAAAAACAAGCTGCCTGGACTTTAGCACAGGTTAGCATGTTAGTAGGTACATGCCTGTGTGTATGTAGTACTGTATCTGATTGTAAGTGTGACGCAGGCACGTGATTCCATTGTGTTACACTCACAAGAGCAAAACTGCTAGAAGATCTTATCCTTTCTATCAGGCAGTGTAtccaagaaaagaaattcaGTACCTAACTCGGGACTTTGAAGGTACATATTTTCCGCCCTCGGTGCAGAGTTGTCAAGGGACATGATGTCCTCTGGTTTTGTCTTTTCATCCCTGGGAGATTCAACTTCTGGCTCTGCTTCTGATTCTCCATTGTTTTGTGCTGGCACAGATTGCTTTCTTTTTGAACGAGCTCTTCTGTTCTGGAACCAGTTGTAGACATTTGTTTCAGATATCTGGCCATGTTGTGTGAGTTCCATGGTTATCTCTTTGATCTTCTGCTTGCATGGAGTTCCAGTGCCTTCCTCGAAAATCCGCTCAAGCATTTGAAGTTGCACAGGTGTTGGGGTCCAGCGCTGCCTTGCAGTTATCTTGTGGCCACCAGATGCCATGAATGGATCACAATAAAAATTCCCTAGTCTCATTCCTGAACCAGAAAAATCGATGATTATGGGAAATGGATGCCCataccaaataaaataattcatttctGCAAAAACAACTTCACAAAGTTGACacaattttgaatatttgtaAACAATAGAGTTTGGCTTTCACTTTCGCTTTGGATGCCATAATTAGAACCACCAATACAGTAGTCCAAATTAGGTGAATACAATCAATTGAAAGAGAAGGACTTAGAATTAGAAGAGTAACAGTAAGCTCTTTTAAAGAACAAATATGTTCAAACTACCACGGAATCTCctcaaatttgaaatgaaaagttcataaacaaagaaactgGGCTTGAACATTGATTCTAGGGCAGTTATCTTCTGGTCACTGGATGCCATGAATGGATAGTAACAAGAATTCCCCATCCTCATTCTTGAATCAGAAAGACTGATGATTGAAGGCAATGGAAGTCCAGACCAAATACAATAATTTCTTTGACAAAACCCTTCACAGATTGACATAAGTTTgaatatttgtaaacatgaTAGGTTCACTTTCCCTTATACTTTCATGTCATAAATAGACCCAGTATACCAAATTAAGTGCTTTATGTCATAATCAAACAACAGGGCAGGAAACGGTGATTCTTGCGCACAATACTCAAGATTAGAAGAAACAATGGAAATTGCTCTATGAAGTTATGAACCATACGAACCCATATATGCTAAGGACtgggaagatgaagaagaagagaagagagtggAAGCAAATGGAGCAAATGCGCAGGAACTGCCGGACCATTAGTACAAAGAGAACCCAGAAATCAGAGAGAACAAGTACACCCATTTCCACCATTATCACAGAAATCATAACCTCAGATACAAATTGGACAACTTAAAagtacaaagaaaaagaatggaaaacaaaatggGGTTTGTATAAAGGCATCTAAATAATAGCCTTTCTTTTACTTGATAAAATTTAAAGAACAGAAAACTAAGTACATAATCGTCATATGCTTCACCGAAttcccaaaaagaagaagaaaatgaaacagTAAAGCAAAAAGCATAAACCCCAAATTGGCATAGAAAAAATATCATCAAATctcatgaaataaaattacgCCAACAGGACCATTAATGATCGATCAACCATGGCAATAGCAATTAAGAAACAAACTCAATTGTATTGTAccaacaaaaagcaaaaagaaacaaattcaaatgagagagagagagagagagagagagaccagtAAGATCCTGTTGAGCAGTGACGGCCTTGTGCATCTCAACAAGCTGCTCACAAATGGTGGCGTAGAC encodes the following:
- the LOC117628619 gene encoding WUSCHEL-related homeobox 8-like, whose translation is MMEWQQQQQQQIQNQQQIIHHLQNPEDGIGNGNGGLYVKVMTDEQMELLRRQIAVYATICEQLVEMHKAVTAQQDLTGMRLGNFYCDPFMASGGHKITARQRWTPTPVQLQMLERIFEEGTGTPCKQKIKEITMELTQHGQISETNVYNWFQNRRARSKRKQSVPAQNNGESEAEPEVESPRDEKTKPEDIMSLDNSAPRAENMYLQSPELGFGNFDW